The Branchiostoma floridae strain S238N-H82 chromosome 3, Bfl_VNyyK, whole genome shotgun sequence genomic sequence TCCCGCTTCATGCTGTTCAGCTGTGTGCTGTCCTGCTAGCTGTTCCTTTACTACCAGTACCAGTGGAGGCTGTGCTGGCCCAGTCGGCTGTTCTAGGCCCCCCGACGGCCCGGCCGCCTGCTCCTGGCCCCCGGACAGCCCGGCCGCAGGCGGGCCCACGGGGACCATGGAGGCataaggtctctcaccggtgtgtttgccCATGTGCTTGTCGAGCCCCTGCTGGGTGCTGGCTGAGAAGGGACACTGtttacacttgtagggtttgtccccTGTGTGGATCTTCCTGTGCTTGGCGAGGTAGGACCTGTGCACGGTCCTGTAGCCGCAGTCCtcgcacatgtagggcttgtccCCGGTGTGCTTCGCCATGTGGCTGTCCAGGTTGGTCTTCTGGGCTGCCGAGTAGTCGCACTGCgtgcacttgtagggtttctcccctgtgtggacGCGCATGTGGCGGGCCAGGATGGCCTTCTGCGTGGCCTTGAAGTCGCACTCGGTGCAGGtgaagggtttctcccctgtgtgctGGATCACGTGCCGGTCCAGGATGCTCTTGTACATGGTGGAGTACTTGCAGTGCGGGCACTTGTAGGTCTTGTCGGTGACGTGCACGGACATGTGGCGGCTGAGGTTGTACTTCTGGGCGGTTCGGAACCCGCACTGGTGGCACATATACGGCTTCTCCCCGGTGTGTTTCGCCATGTGCCTGTCCAGATAGTCCTTCAGGGCGGCTGTGTAGTCGCACTGGTCGCATTTGTACGGCTTGCCGGAGTGGCTGGCGGCGAAGTGTCGCGTGAGGCGGTGTTTCTCGGCGGTCTGGTATCCGCACTCCACGCAGACGTGGGGCTTCTCCCCGCTGTGCTTGGCCATGTGCTTGTGCAGATGCTGCTTGAAGGTGGTGGTGAAGTCGCACTTGGTGCAGCTGTACGGCAGGTCGCGGTGCGTGAACCGCACGTGCTTGCGCAGGTGGTACTTTGCGGTGGCGATGAACTCGCACTCCCCGCAGGCGTAGGTCTTCCCCGTGGCGTGTTTGGCCATGTGGCGGTCCAGACCCCGCTTCTTGGTGGTGGAAAAGTCGCACTTCTCGCACCTGTAGAGCGTCAGGATGACCTCCCTGTTCCCTCGTGTGTACGGCTTCTCCTCTTCCATCTCCTCATCCTCATCCTCCCAGCGCGGCTCCTCTGCGGTGTGGATCCCCAGGTGGGCCACGTGCACGGACTTGCGCGACGACTTGTGCCCGCAGTCCTTGCACACGTAGTGCTTCCGTTTCCTCCTCGACTTGCTGGTGGTCGGCTCCTCCTCGGGTCCGTCTGCAGCTTCGTGTTTGTCGCTTTTCTCTCCGGCAGGCTCTTTCCCGTCCTCCTGGCTGCTGCCCTCCTCTGCCTGCAGCTGGTTGTCTCCGGTTGGCTGTGCATGGTCCTCATGGCTGGCAACCGGTTCTGCGGCCTCGTGTGGCGCCTCTGCTGCTTCTGCTTCCGCGCTGAGCTGTGAGTCTTCTCCCGACGTGCCTGCCGGAGCCTCACTGTCACTCTCCCCACCTGCAGGGtcctcccccctcccctgttCGCTCCCTGCCTCTCGGCTGGTCTGGTCTGGCTGGTTGGCTTCCTCCATTCTGTCTGCTGTGACCTCCGGAGAGGCGCTCCTGGGTGGGTCCTCTGCAGGGGATGCTGGGTGGGTTTCTCCATCCTCCCTGTGGTACTTTTGGGGGGACTCCCGCTCCAACTGGCTGACATACACGTGTTGGACGTTCCCGGCGTCTTCCCGGTCTGCCACGGTGCGTGTCGGCGACCTTCTGACGTGCGGGCGCGTTTCGGACACATCCAGATCGCTTCCGCTGTCCGGTCTGTCGTGTGTGCTTCGTGATGGCGACCTCCCCACGCGGACCCCCGGCCGCACTTCCGGAACCTCGCGCCCGCCATACCCAGACGAGCCGTTTCTGTCCTCGCGGACAGGAAACCCGACACTTCTCTCCGCCCTGTTCTGAGTCGCCTCCACCAGACTCTGGAAGCGTGCCACTGGCGTGTACATGTCCTCTCTGTCCTGCTGTCCGAGCCCCCCGCCAGGCCCCCCCCTGGAGGGCGCACCCCCCTCCCAGCGCCCCCCTCCTGCTGCAGGCTGGTGCTCGGAGCTGTACCGGTTCGATGGCTGGTCAGGACGGCTGATGACTGAGGGCGGAGAGTCACGGTGAGGTGCGGCCATCTCTGCCCTGGGGGAAAACAGTGCCGTGGTTAGGTAGCTCATAGCAGGTATTGTAGCAGGGTTCTACCCAGAcggtggaataagggaggccctccactatactctcagccagctccactactAGTATAagttatttttcaaatttattgtgtttcttccctattttctttgttagttttgctaaaattaatgacaattcacagatttttgtgccaagtggcatcacttttccagtcagcattgtctgcaaaaacttgtgaatgagcaatgatcaaaacaatagtcgttttgccactttacaacaaaggaatcacaacaatatattatacttttagtatttgacaccctctgtcaggTATTGTAGGAATTTATTCATGTTTGATCTTTTCAGTGAGACcccttcaccacgaacttagcCATTGGCTGGACATCATGTAACTATTGCAAACTAAAAAAGTAAAGCCACCACAAATTGTGACAAAAAATCCACGAAATTGAATTACCACAAGCTTAAAGGCATTGTTTACAGTAGTTGGCACTACAACAGTACTAGTGCATGTAGTCttctacaacatttttttgcaaatacaaTAATGACTTTAAGTGTTACTTTAACATCCACTATACTAATATATTATTTACAAGGCCATAACTACATTTCTACttctagtactagtatcttattGATAGCATACTAATCTCTCTACACACTGTTTAAGGACTGTATACTCCTAAAGTACAAGttgcaaatgcagaaatgtttgtggtggcttTATGTTTACGGTTGTCGCAAGTCTGCTTCACTGCGAAATTGAAATCACCACAGATATTTTCCCATTACAGCATGTGACTCCAGTATTTGGTGCTACGGCAAACTTAAAACGATTGCAAACACCGTATTTTCCTGCTAATGCAAAAGTAAAGCCCTgcaaactttaatgcatttacagtaattaaatCTACAAAATGAACATCATCAAATTCTgtgaggaaaaaaatgaaaaattatcaTAAACGACAAACTTTTTACTAGTAACCATCTCCCTTGTGGTGCACAGTTTGATTAgtgtaaaaaacaaaacaaaacaaataaattattcacatatatttcaGGCAAGAAGCATATAATTAATTAAAGCCTTTTACTGGAAGTTTGGTTAAATCATGCATAAATTGTTAtattcacactttcattaaagTTTCAATAATTGCAAGAGACTAGAAAGTAGTAGAATCAAGGAGGCTATATATCCTTGCTGGAATGAATGGCTCCcaaacaaataaagataaaGTTTACAGAATAGAGTAGAATAGGAGTAGAGTTCACGAATCAAGACAAGGCGAAATCTAGAAAATAAGAAACGACCAAACGTCAAATCTCCGCAGGGCTGTGACTTGCTTCCCGTGTTTCAATtattctccgagcagaggttgggtcgcaggATTTTTACCTCACTTCTGCCCCAAAACGGAGCGAATCAAGCCTTTAAGAGTAACCACAATGACATATTACAGCCGATTTGTGACTAGGTGCGGATTTGTGGTGGGAATTTGGAGTTTCCTGGCCACAACTAtccccgcgacccaacctctgcttggagaataggtatCAATGAAATCccagctgcccccctcccccacttgTCACCATTCACTCGGTTTTGCAAAGATTTCCGAATTCACTTCCCTTTAGCACACAAGAGATGCACTGAGAATATCTATAACGGTTTTACAAACATGCTTCAGCACTTACTGTTCGTCTGTGGTCCCAAAGAGATCAGAAAGGCGCCAAATTTTTGCCAGCGGCTTTggtggaagaaaacaaaatggcggacagaATTTTCCAGCtaacaggtcagaggtcaggagTGAAAGGTTACATCATCTCTGATAGTGAGGAAAGTTGGGAACAGGTGTGCTTTTTGCAGGCATCTTGTACCCTGTATACgcaaaaaattgataaaaaatgtatttctagcATAAtgtttgtcacatttttttctatcatcttttttttaatatcagtGCGCTGATAATAACTGGCTCTTAATAATTATGCTTGAGgctaaacatccaggtaaataaAACTCTCTATAACTGGATAATATTCGTATCTCTTCCTTGTGACACTGAAGAAAAGGGCGGATGTCCGGGCCAAGAGATATATTCAAAAAAAGCCTGCTAcgaatgatagaatattctcattaattatgcaaatgcccTCCTGCCATTTTTGACTtatgaaggcgacagatggttgTCAAAACGTTTGCTGGAGActttgtgtaacgaagaagacttcaAAAGTGTTCGGGATATGCTTAACTGTACGTTTATTGGACCTCGCTTTTCTTCCGATTGGCTTCagagggtgtggtcatcttgataTCAGCTCAGTCAATGACAAACTATTAAACCAagatcaaatttagatatttcaatctcaagaggatatgaTGCctttgtcactgacgaaaggtagtggattttgcctgaaacgtctgaccgtttccaaaattataccCAGttcagtaattgctatttgccGTATCTTTAATCATTAAATGGATACCTGGATAGGTCATTTGTGTCATTTGTgctcaactcattcgatcaaaaaaTGAGTCTGATCTAACTTGAACCACTCGTATCATATTTGACTCA encodes the following:
- the LOC118411392 gene encoding zinc finger and SCAN domain-containing protein 2-like, whose product is MAAPHRDSPPSVISRPDQPSNRYSSEHQPAAGGGRWEGGAPSRGGPGGGLGQQDREDMYTPVARFQSLVEATQNRAERSVGFPVREDRNGSSGYGGREVPEVRPGVRVGRSPSRSTHDRPDSGSDLDVSETRPHVRRSPTRTVADREDAGNVQHVYVSQLERESPQKYHREDGETHPASPAEDPPRSASPEVTADRMEEANQPDQTSREAGSEQGRGEDPAGGESDSEAPAGTSGEDSQLSAEAEAAEAPHEAAEPVASHEDHAQPTGDNQLQAEEGSSQEDGKEPAGEKSDKHEAADGPEEEPTTSKSRRKRKHYVCKDCGHKSSRKSVHVAHLGIHTAEEPRWEDEDEEMEEEKPYTRGNREVILTLYRCEKCDFSTTKKRGLDRHMAKHATGKTYACGECEFIATAKYHLRKHVRFTHRDLPYSCTKCDFTTTFKQHLHKHMAKHSGEKPHVCVECGYQTAEKHRLTRHFAASHSGKPYKCDQCDYTAALKDYLDRHMAKHTGEKPYMCHQCGFRTAQKYNLSRHMSVHVTDKTYKCPHCKYSTMYKSILDRHVIQHTGEKPFTCTECDFKATQKAILARHMRVHTGEKPYKCTQCDYSAAQKTNLDSHMAKHTGDKPYMCEDCGYRTVHRSYLAKHRKIHTGDKPYKCKQCPFSASTQQGLDKHMGKHTGERPYASMVPVGPPAAGLSGGQEQAAGPSGGLEQPTGPAQPPLVLVVKEQLAGQHTAEQHEAGQHAAQQQTAELLTEQQHTVEQVQH